From Mya arenaria isolate MELC-2E11 chromosome 1, ASM2691426v1, a single genomic window includes:
- the LOC128234182 gene encoding protein wech-like: MACGQTHTKLVEESTDLNLKVICISCDTKGRETNASVYCVECNKYVCETCSNREHVDTSDEHFMVSRKDFLINESQDKSEDVACDEHPGLVVDMVCVSPHNQVGCNLCMQIHHSGCQLRYITHHMKAINFKSGTHLKEMEAKLASTVDELQAEMTRRMEVKNNVERQKQEARQTIAKTARQLGRMMDDLERRTMEALTMTYENMDNELAQEGLTIEDLIEKIEALERARDANPCEETELALQEAIDQAEKMINENEGGERTLEFIPDTSILDTIRSCDTLLTAHVTGLERQLEDRTALGTIQERTVLAPEEGSVQDRGDRAALASVQERIEATSEEGSAHGIDNDAPMESVKEQTAAPSEEGPSTA, encoded by the exons atggCATGTGGACAAACACATACCAAATTAGTAGAGGAAAGTACTGACTTAAATTTGAAGGTTATTTGTATATCATGTGACACTAAAGGAAGGGAGACAAACGCAAGTGTTTACTGCGTCGAGTGTAATAAATACGTTTGCGAAACTTGTTCTAACAGAGAACATGTTGATACGTCGGATGAACATTTTATGGTTTCCAGAAAAGATTTCCTTATAAATGAGTCGCAAGATAAGTCAGAGGATGTCGCCTGTGATGAACATCCTGGTCTCGTTGTAGATATGGTGTGTGTTAGCCCGCATAATCAAGTGGGCTGTAACCTATGTATGCAGATACACCACAG TGGCTGTCAATTGCGTTATATCACCCATCACATGAAGGCGATTAATTTCAAGAGCGGAACTCACCTCAAAGAGATGGAAGCCAAACTTGCCAGCACTGTTGACGAACTCCAGGCAGAAATGACCAGGCGAATGGAAGTTAAG aacaaCGTCGAACGTCAAAAGCAAGAGGCCCGGCAGACCATCGCCAAAACCGCTCGTCAACTGGGGAGAATGATGGACGACCTGGAACGGAGAACTATGGAGGCCCTGACAATGACATACGAGAACATGGATAACGAGCTAGCCCAGGAGGGCCTCACCATTGAGGATCTGATTGAGAAAATTGAGGCCCTGGAGAGGGCGCGGGATGCGAACCCGTGTGAGGAGACGGAGCTCGCCCTTCAGGAAGCCATAGATCAAGCGGAAAAG ATGATAAACGAAAATGAAGGAGGCGAACGGACTTTAGAATTCATACCTGACACGAGCATACTGGACACGATCCGCTCATGTGATACTCTTCTCACTGCGCATGTCACCGGACTGGAGCGTCAATTGGAGGACAGAACGGCGTTGGGGACTATCCAAGAGCGAACAGTGTTGGCACCGGAAGAGGGATCCGTGCAAGATCGTGGGGACAGGGCGGCTCTCGCTTCCGTCCAAGAGCGAATTGAGGCGACATCGGAAGAGGGATCCGCGCACGGCATAGACAACGACGCTCCTATGGAGTCCGTCAAAGAGCAGACAGCGGCGCCTTCAGAAGAGGGTCCAAGCACGGCCTAG